A genomic segment from Malus domestica chromosome 05, GDT2T_hap1 encodes:
- the LOC114823199 gene encoding B-box zinc finger protein 19-like isoform X2, translating into MRTLCDVCESAAAILFCAADEAALCRSCDEKVHLCNRLANRHVRVGLATPSDIPCCDICENAPDGSSLCLQCDMIVHVGGKRTHGRYLLFRQRVEFPGNKLGRSEELGLQPLDQKKVRRDENQLPDVKPKENEHNHNISPTAVLENNIDGDYKIDNTLIDLNTRPQRIRRQASKPGTRCGCSIWLE; encoded by the exons ATGCGAACGCTTTGTGATGTGTGCGAGAGCGCCGCTGCCATCCTCTTCTGTGCCGCCGACGAGGCCGCCCTTTGCCGTTCCTGTGACGAAAAG GTCCATCTGTGTAATAGACTTGCCAATAGACATGTACGGGTTGGGCTAGCCACACCCAGTGACATTCCTTGCTGTGATATTTGCGAAAATGCACCTG ATGGTAGTTCTCTTTGCCTGCAGTGTGATATGATTGTACATGTCGGTGGGAAAAGAACCCATGGGAGGTATCTCCTCTTCAGGCAGAGAGTTGAG TTTCCAGGGAATAAGCTTGGCCGTTCAGAGGAACTAGGACTTCAACCACTTGACCAAAAGAAGGTACGAAGGGACGAAAATCAGCTGCCCGATGTAAAACCAAAAGAGAATGAACATAATCACAATATCTCTCCAACTGCAGTCCTAGAAAACAATATTGACGGTGACTACAAGATAGACAATACATTGATTGATCTTAATACCAGGCCCCAAAGAATACGCAGGCAAGCTTCAAAACCAG GAACAAGGTGTGGGTGTTCTATATGGCTTGAATGA
- the LOC114823199 gene encoding B-box zinc finger protein 19-like isoform X1: MRTLCDVCESAAAILFCAADEAALCRSCDEKVHLCNRLANRHVRVGLATPSDIPCCDICENAPAFFYCEVDGSSLCLQCDMIVHVGGKRTHGRYLLFRQRVEFPGNKLGRSEELGLQPLDQKKVRRDENQLPDVKPKENEHNHNISPTAVLENNIDGDYKIDNTLIDLNTRPQRIRRQASKPGTRCGCSIWLE; this comes from the exons ATGCGAACGCTTTGTGATGTGTGCGAGAGCGCCGCTGCCATCCTCTTCTGTGCCGCCGACGAGGCCGCCCTTTGCCGTTCCTGTGACGAAAAG GTCCATCTGTGTAATAGACTTGCCAATAGACATGTACGGGTTGGGCTAGCCACACCCAGTGACATTCCTTGCTGTGATATTTGCGAAAATGCACCTG CGTTCTTTTACTGTGAGGTAGATGGTAGTTCTCTTTGCCTGCAGTGTGATATGATTGTACATGTCGGTGGGAAAAGAACCCATGGGAGGTATCTCCTCTTCAGGCAGAGAGTTGAG TTTCCAGGGAATAAGCTTGGCCGTTCAGAGGAACTAGGACTTCAACCACTTGACCAAAAGAAGGTACGAAGGGACGAAAATCAGCTGCCCGATGTAAAACCAAAAGAGAATGAACATAATCACAATATCTCTCCAACTGCAGTCCTAGAAAACAATATTGACGGTGACTACAAGATAGACAATACATTGATTGATCTTAATACCAGGCCCCAAAGAATACGCAGGCAAGCTTCAAAACCAG GAACAAGGTGTGGGTGTTCTATATGGCTTGAATGA
- the LOC114823197 gene encoding fructose-bisphosphate aldolase 1, chloroplastic-like has product MASASFLKSSPILDKSEWVKGQTLRQPSASSVVRCLPTAPTGLTIRAGSYADELVKTAKTVASPGRGILAMDESNATCGKRLASIGLENTEANRQAYRTLLVSAPGLGQYVSGAILFEETLYQSTVDGKKIVDVLIEQGIVPGIKVDKGLVPLTGSNDESWCQGLDGLASRTAAYYQQGARFAKWRTVVSIPNGPSALAVKEAAWGLARYASIAQDSGLVPIVEPEILLDGEHTIERTFEVALKVWAEVFFYLAENNVLFEGILLKPSMVTPGAEAKERATPQQVADYTLKLLHRRIPPAVPGIMFLSGGQSEVEATLNLNAMNQSPNPWHVSFSYARALQNTCLKTWGGRPENVKAAQDTLLIRAKANSLAQLGKYTGEGESEEAKKELFVKGYVY; this is encoded by the exons ATGGCTTCTGCATCTTTCCTCAAGTCTTCTCCGATTCTCGACAAATCTGAGTGGGTGAAGGGCCAGACCCTCCGCCAGCCTTCCGCCTCCTCGGTAGTCAGATGCCTACCCACTGCCCCAACCGGTCTAACCATTCGTGCCGGTTCCTATGCTGATGAGCTTGTTAAGACTGCT AAAACTGTTGCGTCCCCAGGCCGTGGAATCTTGGCCATGGATGAGTCCAATGCAACCTGCGGCAAGCGTCTTGCCTCAATCGGGCTAGAGAACACTGAGGCCAACCGCCAAGCCTACCGTACCCTACTTGTGTCTGCTCCTGGCCTTGGCCAGTACGTTTCAGGTGCCATTCTCTTTGAGGAAACTCTCTACCAATCCACTGTTGATGGAAAGAAGATCGTTGATGTTCTCATTGAGCAAGGCATCGTCCCCGGGATTAAAGTCGACAAG GGTTTGGTGCCCCTAACTGGTTCCAACGATGAGTCCTGGTGCCAAGGTCTTGATGGTCTTGCCTCTCGCACTGCTGCCTACTACCAGCAGGGAGCTCGTTTCGCCAAATG GCGTACCGTTGTGAGCATCCCCAATGGCCCATCAGCTCTTGCAGTAAAGGAAGCAGCATGGGGTCTCGCTCGCTACGCTTCCATTGCACAA GACAGTGGTTTGGTCCCAATTGTTGAGCCAGAGATCTTGCTTGATGGTGAACACACCATTGAAAGGACTTTCGAAGTCGCCTTGAAGGTGTGGGCCGAGGTTTTCTTCTACCTAGCCGAGAACAATGTCTTGTTCGAGGGTATCCTCCTCAAGCCAAGTATGGTTACTCCTGGTGCAGAGGCCAAGGAAAGAGCCACCCCTCAACAGGTTGCGGACTACACCCTCAAGCTCCTCCACAGGAGAATCCCCCCAGCTGTCCCCGGGATCATG TTTTTGTCTGGTGGACAATCTGAGGTCGAGGCAACCCTGAACTTGAATGCGATGAACCAATCGCCAAACCCATGGCACGTGTCGTTCTCCTATGCCAGAGCTCTCCAAAACACCTGTTTGAAGACATGGGGAGGCAGACCCGAGAACGTGAAGGCAGCTCAGGATACTCTGCTCATCCGTGCCAAGGCCAACTCACTCGCACAACTTGGCAAGTACACCGGAGAAGGAGAGTCTGAGGAGGCAAAGAAGGAATTGTTCGTCAAGGGCTACGTGTACTAA
- the LOC114823198 gene encoding uncharacterized protein isoform X1, translated as MAQAMDVGDEVIEGTIQSLIMDSLESFKKGEVLSPEDDAWVDSCLINEFDVFDDNWDSLKGALQEILGSQPPESLSSSSLVTDGLTRGTDIVILPSRERAETKQLRRRIRNAVLSIGEEAERSDEDDDDDMPTDEDMNNLQSSTFTGNPFLPGYKDDPRMTENLELGADISSSLSEMEPSTKDIFRVWDLDVPVEEDDDLVKQLNKALEESLPQPVPSTFDDSDVWKSMKVDSVDDLVFGLADLSLDLNSS; from the exons ATGGCACAAG CCATGGATGTTGGAGATGAAGTGATTGAAGGCACTATTCAGTCTCTTATCATGGATTCCCTAGAGTCTTTTAAAAAAGGCGAGGTACTTTCTCCAGAGGATGATGCTTGGGTTGATTCGTGCCTGATTAACGAATTTGATGTTTTCGATGACAACTGGGActctttgaaaggtgccttacAAGAAATCCTTGGTTCTCAGCCGCCTGAATCACTCAgctcttcttcacttgtaactGATGGTTTAACCAGGGGAACTGACATCGTGATACTTCCATCTCGTGAGCGGGCAGAAACAAAACAACTCCGAAGAAGAATCCGAAATGCTGTTCTTAGTATTGGTGAAGAAGCAGAAAgaagtgatgaagatgatgatgacgacATGCCAACTGATGAGGATATGAATAATTTGCAGTCATCAACTTTTACGGGAAATCCATTTTTGCCAGGATACAAAGATGACCCGAGAATGACGGAAAACCTCGAGTTAGGAGCCGATATCAGCTCTTCGTTATCTGAGATGGAGCCTTCAACTAAGGATATTTTCAGGGTTTGGGATTTGGATGTTCCTGTGGAGGAAGACGACGACCTGGTAAAGCAGTTGAACAAGGCCCTCGAAGAAAGTTTGCCTCAACCGGTCCCATCAACTTTTGATGACTCTGATGTATGGAAAAGTATGAAAGTAGATTCGGTTGATGATCTAGTTTTTGGGCTTGCAGATCTATCTTTGGATCTCAACTCTAGTTAA
- the LOC114823198 gene encoding uncharacterized protein isoform X2, with product MDVGDEVIEGTIQSLIMDSLESFKKGEVLSPEDDAWVDSCLINEFDVFDDNWDSLKGALQEILGSQPPESLSSSSLVTDGLTRGTDIVILPSRERAETKQLRRRIRNAVLSIGEEAERSDEDDDDDMPTDEDMNNLQSSTFTGNPFLPGYKDDPRMTENLELGADISSSLSEMEPSTKDIFRVWDLDVPVEEDDDLVKQLNKALEESLPQPVPSTFDDSDVWKSMKVDSVDDLVFGLADLSLDLNSS from the coding sequence ATGGATGTTGGAGATGAAGTGATTGAAGGCACTATTCAGTCTCTTATCATGGATTCCCTAGAGTCTTTTAAAAAAGGCGAGGTACTTTCTCCAGAGGATGATGCTTGGGTTGATTCGTGCCTGATTAACGAATTTGATGTTTTCGATGACAACTGGGActctttgaaaggtgccttacAAGAAATCCTTGGTTCTCAGCCGCCTGAATCACTCAgctcttcttcacttgtaactGATGGTTTAACCAGGGGAACTGACATCGTGATACTTCCATCTCGTGAGCGGGCAGAAACAAAACAACTCCGAAGAAGAATCCGAAATGCTGTTCTTAGTATTGGTGAAGAAGCAGAAAgaagtgatgaagatgatgatgacgacATGCCAACTGATGAGGATATGAATAATTTGCAGTCATCAACTTTTACGGGAAATCCATTTTTGCCAGGATACAAAGATGACCCGAGAATGACGGAAAACCTCGAGTTAGGAGCCGATATCAGCTCTTCGTTATCTGAGATGGAGCCTTCAACTAAGGATATTTTCAGGGTTTGGGATTTGGATGTTCCTGTGGAGGAAGACGACGACCTGGTAAAGCAGTTGAACAAGGCCCTCGAAGAAAGTTTGCCTCAACCGGTCCCATCAACTTTTGATGACTCTGATGTATGGAAAAGTATGAAAGTAGATTCGGTTGATGATCTAGTTTTTGGGCTTGCAGATCTATCTTTGGATCTCAACTCTAGTTAA
- the LOC114823196 gene encoding zinc finger protein GIS2-like, translated as MSSDSRSRSRSRSPSDRKIRSDRFSYRDAPYRRDGGRRGFSRDNLCKNCKRPGHFARECPNVAICHNCGLPGHIASECTTKSLCWNCREPGHMASNCPNEGICHTCSKTGHRARDCTAPPMPPGDLRLCNNCYKQGHIAADCTNDKACNNCRKTGHLARDCPNEPICNLCNVSGHVARQCPRANVLGERGGGGGGGGGGGGMGGRGGSYRDVVCRNCQQLGHMSRDCMGPLMICHNCGGRGHLAYECPSGRFMDRYPRRY; from the exons ATGAGTTCAGACAGCAGGAGCCGGAGTCGGAGCAGGAGCCCTTCAGATCGGAAGATCCGTTCTGATCGTTTTTCCTACCGTGATGCACCTTACAGGAGAGATGGAGGACGTCGGGGTTTCAG CCGAGACAATCTGTGCAAGAACTGCAAACGGCCAGGCCATTTTGCTAGAGAATGCCCCAATGTTGCAATTTGTCATAATTGTGGTCTTCCTGG GCACATTGCTTCAGAGTGTACAACAAAGTCACTATGTTGGAACTGCCGGGAACCTGGTCACATGGCCAGTAACTGCCCAAATGAAGGCATCTGCCACACTTGTAGTAAGACTGGACATCGCGCCAGGGACTGCACAGCTCCCCCAATGCCACCTGGGGACTTGAGGTTGTGCAACAACTGCTACAAGCAGGGTCATATTGCAGCTGACTGCACAAATGATAAGGCATGTAACAACTGTAGGAAGACGGGTCACCTGGCACGTGATTGCCCGAATGAACCCATCTGCAACTTATGCAATGTATCTGGGCATGTGGCGAGACAGTGCCCCAGAGCCAATGTTTTGGGAGAGCGGGGAggtggaggaggtggaggaggtggaggtggtggaATGGGGGGACGCGGAGGCAGTTACCGTGACGTTGTATGTAGGAACTGCCAGCAACTTGGCCACATGAGCAGGGATTGCATGGGCCCCTTGATGATCTGTCACAACTGTGGGGGACGAGGACACTTGGCATACGAGTGCCCTTCGGGAAGATTCATGGATCGCTACCCCAGGAGGTACTGA